The Pogoniulus pusillus isolate bPogPus1 chromosome 6, bPogPus1.pri, whole genome shotgun sequence genomic interval AGGGATGGACTCCTAGGGATGGACTCCCAAGGGTGAACTCCAAGGTTGGACTGCAGGGATGGACTCCCAAGGTTGGCCTCCCAGGGATGAACTTCCCAGGTTGGTTTCCTAGGGATGGACTCCCAGGGCTGACCTCCAAGCTTGGCCTCCCAGGATGCCCTCCCAAGGTCCCACCTTGGCCTTGCCCTGGCACCACCTTCGCTCATCCAGCAGCAAGCTCCAGGCTGTGCCGAGGGGAAGCTTCCTCCAACCCCTGCCCCCAGGCAGGAGTCTGAACAACTCAGCTGAGATCtcctccccctggcacccccctGGTGCCctctggctggcagctgcctggccctgggcctgtgccagctgcatgcaCCCAacccacccctgagcctctgccTCACCTCCGCCACAACAGCTCTGAGACTTCAAAGCTCTTCACTATGCAAAGAGGAGAACCTGAGCTGCACCCCGGGGCTGGGTCTGGTCTTCTGCTCCACCCTCCTGGCTGCCAAAGCTGCTTCAAGCACAGGTTGCTTCACCTTCCTTCTGTGtccttcatcttcctcctcctcaccttccaCTTCCAACGCTGCTTGAAATGGTTCTTGCTTGGatcttctcctccagcttccaCCAGCAGAGCACTTGGGGCAGCTGAAGCTCAACCATGGTCACCTTTGGGGCTCACCTTGAGCTCTGCCGACTTCAGCTGAAGGTTCTCCAGGAAGGGAGTGAAGTTCCCCAAGGACTCTTTCTGTCACCTGCATGTTGGGGGGGACCAAACAGgtgagggtgggggagggggtggggacaGTTGTGTTGTGGCCAACCACGGGGGGGAGGTGGCAAGAGCAGAGAGGACTTCTTGCAGGGAGAGAATAAAACCAAGACCTGagactctgctgcctgctgctggacttCTCTTGGGAGGGTTTGGGGCCAGCAGGTTCCTCTTGGGTCTTCTGGGCCCCAGCAGGTTCCTCTTGGGTCTTCTGGAGCCTCAGCAAGTTCCTCTTGGGTCTTCTGGGGCCACCagggccagccccaggcagagcagggagctcagagcccccaagcaacctgccctgggatggtgccagccagggggcagctgccacctctctgggtgccctcagccaggctctcaccaccctcctgctgcacaacttctcccttctctctgctctgaggctCCCTCTTGGAGCTCCAAACCAtctccccttggcctggcccaacAACTCCTGCTCCaaactctgcccccagctttctcctcagccccttccagcccaccaGAAGGTACCCCTGGAGCCTGCTCCGGGCTGGGCacccccagctgtgccagcctggcctgccagcagagggctgccagccctgccagcagggcagccctgccccagcagctccctgcctgtgctgagcctccagagctgccccagccctgcaggggaggtctgcccagagcctggatGGACCCCAGGGGTTGTCCCCAAGCCAAAGGCAGGATCTGGCCCTTGGCCTCGTTGCAGCTCCTGAGGttcctctgctccctctcctccagcttctcctggtccctctggctggatcccagccctcagccagcctgggctcAGCAATGTCCTGGGatcagctggagctgagctggacAATTCCTGGCCCCTTCCCCTCCGACCCCAGCGTTGGGATTTGCTcttccaggctggcacagctccatgccagcctcctgcccagcctcaccactcaccccctgcccactgctgtgtggcactgccctgcctgcacagctccatgccagcctcctgcccagcctcaccactCACCCCCTGCCTtcaccctgccctccagcagtgccacctgccccacacagctcggtgccagctgcagagctcccgAGGGTGAGTGGCTCCAAACCCCTCCTACCCCTGAGGAAGTTCTCCAGGAGGCCCAAGGTGTGGGAAGCTTTATTGAagctctctctgtgctctggaCAAGACTTTGGGCCCTTTCCTGGCACCTCCTTTgcctggaagctgctggaggcttTGCTTGGCTCTTGTCTCTCCAGGGAGGCCTGTCCCCAGCTGGGTCTTCTCCAGGGGTTTAGGCATCTCCTCCTGGAGGAGTTTGGAGAGGACCTCAAAGACCTCCTGGAATTCCTTCCTGAGCCTCTGAACCTCCAGGCAGGGCCTGGGgctggctttgctctgctgcaggagagaggctggaggagagcagagcagtggggacagggcctgggctgcaggcttggagcttccctcccaatgcctctgcccagagaggctgtggagcctccttgtgtgcagagctgccaaccccaccctgggcactgtgcccctgggcaagctgctgtgggtgccctgctggagcaggggggttgggcctgtctgagctccagagctgccttcccaccttcccctgtgtgctgctgtggcctTGCCAGGGCTtgggcaccctcacagccaaagCAGTTCCCcctgctggcacctcctggcttgcagattgtgccccttgccctttgtgctggccctggacacccctcagcagatgccagccccagccccttgccccccacagccccttcagctcttgctgagcactgctcagctgctcctctccagggccTCCTAAGTTACCCCTAAAGAAGACcatggaggagaggaggttgCCCCATGGCAGGTTGAGGTTGGCCCTGAGGAGCAGTTTGTGCCCCTGGAGGCTtgcccaggcctgtgccaggctgcccagggcagtggtggagtggccatggctggagaggctcccaaGCCCTGggtctgtggtgctgagggccaggggctggtggtgcccaggggcactgcTTGGACTCCTGCACctgaaaggtcttctccaagccaaagGACTCTGCAGTGCCCTCAAGAAAGGGCACCAGGACCatacccagagggacctgagtgatgctggaggtgttcctcatggccagcaGGATTCCATCCAGGACCTCAGCTCTTCTGGGcaccctcccctgctgcagggcaaagcaggaggctgcagtgggaccctttccaccccctccccacatGCCCTCTGGAGCTTCATCTTCTCTTACCTTCCTCTtgctctcctgctggctgcccagacctgctctggcagcctggTGCCGTGCCCAGGGGTACCTCAGGAGGtggtgcagagcctgcaccttctgctgcaggcctgtgagcagagggcacaggcagagcctgcccaggctgcagcctcctgcccaggctgcagagctggctgaggccttggctggctgcagcccaaggctggtgcccagcagcagctgcaggccctCAGGGCTGTGTCCTGGGGCCACTGCTGCTCGTGGGACacaagcagggagctgcaggcagcctcagcagctctgcagggagccCAAGCTGAGGGGGGAGGTTggcaaggtgctgagaggggctggagcagctctgctgtggggccaggctggcagagttggggctgtgcaggctgcaggcagagctgagagctgcacctggagagctgcagggcagctgcaggcaggctggggagggactgtccagaagggcctgggctggcaggagcagggacaaggctctggagctggagcagggcaggctcaggttggCCACGAGgagaagctctgcacagggaggctggggagaggctggcacaggccacagggagctgctggaggcaggcaagggcaggctggagctggcccagggcagctgctctggctggagctggccctgctgagggcaggggagctgggcaaGGTGGCCTTGGAGGGACCCTTGGAGGACAAGGAggccttggagggtcccttccaacggaATCTGGGACTCTGTGTCCAGGCTGCTTTGGCCCTGCCAAGGcttttcccagcagcagctctctgctctctcaagttgtggccatctcctccctggagctgttccaggccaggcttagatgaggtctggagcaccctgggctggtggcaatgtccttgcccatggctgagccttgaggtcccttccagcacaaacCATTCTCTGCTCTTCACTCACCAAGTGGCTGAGGAAAACCTGGGTCTGAGTCTCCCCCAAGCAGCTCCTCATAGCCTTTGTAGCActctggaacctcctgggagcttccttcctccctctcctcactcctcttctccagcctgccctctgctgaggctctcagctgggctttggagacatcttccacctgaaagcaggagaagaaaggaatccAGAGGCGCTGGAGTCACTCAGGGCTtgtcctgctgtgcccagaggcCTCTCCACAGGCACAGAGGAGGGAGGAACCAACCCCAGCCCAGACCTCTTCCTGCCCTCCTCATATGCAAcaggagcaggaagaggagcaggagcaggaacagaaacaggagcaggaacaggagcaggacaggagcagcagaggaggaggcagcagagcagggggcagcagagcagggggcagcagagcagggggcagcagagcagggggcagcagagcagggggcagcagagcaggcagcagcctgtcaaagagcagcagagcagaggcagcccaggagggagcagcccagcagagtggcATCAGTCCTGGCCAAGCCTCACCTGGGTAATGAAGAAGGCTCCTGAGTCCTCCTCAGCAGGCCTGggctcagcctccctgggctgctggctgctggctgtggccGTGGAGGTGAcctggggcagaggctgggagagacttGGAGGTGCAGGATGGCTCAGAGCCCCgggggcagctgggggctgtgcccagcggggagcctcagcaggagcctccagcaccttcGGCAGCCTCTGGACCCTGGGCAGCTGGGATGGCACCTGGGGGGCACAGAAGGGGCATTCATGCCTGAGAGGGGCTTGGTGGGACCTGGGGGGACACTCAACCAGCAACCCAAAGGTGGTTgggactcatcttcagcttcatCCTGACCGCCTGCACCCCACAGGTCcccaccagctctgcccagcaggtTGCTTCCTGCCCAGAGGGTGGCACCAAGAGTTTCATGCCCACCtctgggggcagggggaaggctgGGGGGGAGTCCCTACCTTGTAGGTGGCtttgagagggctgcagcagtgccacctCCCCAGGCCCAGGCTCTTCTGGTGAACAAGTTTGATGCCCAGATGGTGCTGAAGGAGTTGAGTGAGCAGAGGTGGGAGGCCTggaagagaagggcaccaaaagCTGCAGGTAGGACACTGCCAACTCCAGGAGACCACAGGAGATGCCACCTGGCCCCTGCAGGGTGGCATCCTGCAACCCTAAGGCCACACAGACAAGCCAGGGGGAGATGCCAATTGCCAAATGTCACCTGCCCAAGCTTTGtcctccctgccagaggaggagctCAGGACCAGCTTCAGGCtgatggggctgggagcagcagcacagagcagagccctgctgctggccacactctacCTCTTGTGCCACAGGAGACATTCCTGGGCCTGAGGTCACAGCTCCACCACTTGCCAGAGACATCCTCTggcaagaggagagcagcattggggctgggaggtgctgagggcagcagcattggggctgggaggagctgagggcagcagcattggggctgggaggtgctgagggcagcagcattggggctgggaagagctgaagggagcagcattggggctgggggtgctgagggcagcagcattggggctgggaggtgctgagggcagcagcattggggctgggaggagctgagggcagcagcattggggctgggaggtgctgagggcagcagcattggggctgggaagagctgaagggagcagcattggggctgggggtgctgagggcagcagcattggggctgggaggtgctgagggcagcagcatttgggctgagaggagctgaagggagcagcattggggctggaggtgctgagggcagcagcattggggctggaggtgctgagggcagcagcattggggctgggaggggctgagggcagcagcattggggctgggaggggctgagggcagcagcattggggctgggaggggctgagggcagcagcattggggctggaggtgctgagggcagcagcattggggctgggaggggctgagggcagcagcattggggctgggaggggctgagggcagcagcattgGGGCTGGGGGTGATGAGGAGAGCAGCATTGGGgctggggggtgctgagggcagcagcattggggctgggaggggctgagggcagcagcattggggctgggaggggctgagggcagcagcattggggctgggaggggctgagggcagcagcattggggctgggaggagctgagggcagcagcattggggctgggaggtgctgagggcagcagcattggggctgggaggggctgagggcagcagcattggggctgggggtgctgagggcagcagcattggggctgggaggagctgagggcagcagcattggggctgggaggggctgagggcagcagaacctccctgagGTCCCCTCAGGCCCTGGCTGCCATTCAGAGCAATGACcaaaaccacctcccagggggGACTGAGTCAGGGTGGCAGGAGGGtggcagaagtgtggccagggtgagagtggcaggagggtggcagaattgtggccagggtgagggtggcagaattgtggccagggtgagggtggcagaagtgtggccagggtgagggtggcagaattgtggccagggtgagggtggcaggagggtggcagggcctggcccctgctgtacctctgctgctgctgctcagagggttgctgtgaaaagttaactgctgcaggcagggaaagaAAGCCACAGGCAGGAGAGCTTTGGCCTCTGTCACCTGCCAGGGACAAAAGGGTGCCCAGgtcaggcaggaggctgctgagctccaacccaacctcctgccaggggAGAGGTGCCCAAAATCCACCTTGTTGAAGGCCAAGCTGAGATGTTGCAGGCGAGGAAAGGGAGGTTGAGAAGCCCTGGGCAGGGTCCTGGAGTAGAGGGAGGCCTCGAGGAGAAGACAAAAGGAGTCCAAACAACCTGctctgggatggtgccagccagggggcagctgccacctctctgggcagtctggcacaggctctgcccatcctcagtgccaaacatttctcccttccctctgctctgaatCTTCCTCTTGGAGCTCCAAACCTTCTCCCCTtggcctgccccagcagctcctgctcaaaactctgcccccagctctctcctgggccccttccagccctgcaaggccaccagaaggtgtccctggagcctgctccaggctgggcacccccagctgtgccagccgggcctgccagcagagggctgccagccctgccagcatggctgtggcctcctctggccctgccccagcaccacccacccacggcctcagcaccacagctctgccccatgccaacccctccagccatggccactgcaccactgccctgggcagcctggcacaggcctggcaCAACCCTCCAGGGGCACAAAGTGCTCCTCAGGCAcaagctccacctgccctggcacagcctgagcccatctcctctgggcacagccctcagcacagagcttggccccagctggctccaggctgctgccaggcagcagaaggctgaggctggtgctgaggagcagcagaggcagcagcagggcactgcttggccacagccaggggtgccagggagctgcagagccccacaagggctgccctcagcctcctctgctgcagcctcagccctgccccagctccctcagctgctcctcacagctcctgcacagcctcctcctgctcctccacacccttgcccagctctgctgccctgctctgtgccctgccccagcccctgcagctgctcctgccactgctgtgcccagccctgcccccagcctgccagctgtggcctccccagtgcccagcccaggggcaccatccctgccctgcccctgtgcccacaccactgctgctccatgccaggctgctgctgccctccttgcccacctgggcaccccctggctcctctccagctgctgccaccaattcccccagagcctttcccccccaggccctttccagcctggagccttcctgggcttGCTGTGCCTCAGGGGCAGGTGCCAGCCCTTGCCTTCGGTGCCCTCACCCCCCTGCAGCTATTCCTTGCTggcaccacagccctgctgcccctctgggTTCCTGCAGCTCCCCCGAGGGGCTTGGAGAAGGGAATGTTTGGAGCTCACAGCCCAAGGCAGGGCTCAGCCAAAGGTCCTCACCTGGCCTGGAGGGTCCTGAGAGCCAGGATGAGAAGAGAACTCTGCAAGGGAACAGAAGCAAAGGGAAGGTTCTTCCACCCAGCCCAAGGTGCTGAGGGGAGCAGCattggggctgggggtgctgagggcagcagcattggggctgggggtgctgagggcagcagcattggggctgggaggggctgagggcagcagcattggggctgggaggagctgagggcagcagcattggggctgggaggggctgagggcagcagcattggggctgggaggggctgagggcagcagcattggggctgggaggggctgagggcagcagcattggggctgggaggggctgagggcagcagcattggggctgggggtgctgagggcagcagcattggggctgggaggggctgagggcagcagcattggggctgggggtgctgagggcagcagcattggggctgggaggggctgagggcagcagcattggggctgggaggggctgagggcagcagcattggggctgggggtgctgagggcagcagcattggggctgggaggggctgagggcagcagcactggggctgggaggggctgagggcagcagcattggggctgggaggggctgagggcagcagcattggggctgggaggggctgagggcagcagcattggggctgggaggggctgagggcagcagcattggggctgggaggggctgaggggggcAGAACCTCCCCAAGATGCCTCCAGTGCCACCCTGGGTGGGTGctgctcacctctcccctccagctcctccttgcccttcagcctggcaccttccagcTGCCCTCTCTTGGGTGCCACCTCTGgcacctccctgtcctgctgccctggtGGCTGCCAGAGGCACTTGAACCACTGTGCCCTGAAGGTGCCCCctggcagggtgggttggagGAAGAGCTCtttgccctctgcctgctgcaggtagGGCACAGCTGAGATCCTGTTCCTGTCCAggttcagctcctgcagcctagGGGAGAGGGCAGTGCCAATCTGTGCCCACCTGGAAGGGCAAACACCTGGCACTcagcctgcctcagctgcccagcagcacgaTGGAGCCAACCAGGATGCCCAAACCTTGTGCCCTGCCTCACCTCTTCtccaaagccctgccagagGGATTGGCACTGCCCAGTGTCAGCCTTTagtgcccagagctggccccaaaACTTAGGGTGGCAAAGAGCTTCGACGTGATGGAGGCCAAGCATGGCAccagcagtgcccctgggcaccaccagcccatgggcctcagcaccacagcttcagtgccctgctctgtgccctgccccagcccctccagctcctcctgccactgctgtgcccagccctgcccccagcctgccagctgtggcctccccagtgcccagcccaggggcacaagccctgccctgctcctgatgcccacaccactgctgctccatgctaggctgctgctgccctccttgcccacctgggcaccccctggctcctctccagccactgccacCAACCCCCCAGGGCCTTACTGGGCTCTTCttagccactctgccccaagaggctggggctggcatctgctgagtggtgcccaggggcagcacaaggggcaaggggcacaaactgcatcccaggaggtgccagcaggagctgtgagggtgcccaaaccctggcacaggctgcccagagagactgtggaaaCTCCTTGTGTGCAGAACTTCCAAGCTGGGcatggtgcccctgggcaggctgctgtgggtgccctgctggagcaggggggttgagttccagaggtctcttccattccaagcctgctgctgtgccaacaGCTGCCAGGCCCCAGACCCCaaagccagctgctgccagctgctgccagctgcctgcttacctgcagaggtgtgccaggCTCAGGAAGACCTCAGGGTCTGCCAGGAGGTTGTCATCTAGGGACaggacctccagagctgggaacctcagctgggcacagctgtgggTGCAGAGGCTCATTCAGGACACCCCCCAAAGCCAACAGCACCCTTaggtggcactgccagggcagggatccCCTCAGGAGCTTGGCCTTGAgctgcctccttccttctgctgcccaACC includes:
- the XRRA1 gene encoding X-ray radiation resistance-associated protein 1; translated protein: METSKKPAEQRRKPPKCVSMGKEDGDKVLDEPLLLQLHSWRNPSDLTSVDISSQKLGSAKEDDLEKFDCVALINAAENLLKLETFRKFPALRELNLSLNGLRNLSLSPGDFLRLERLDLSYNRLSPQDVWSLGSLSQLRVLHLTANGLSSLPTDLAGSWHCAQLRFPALEVLSLDDNLLADPEVFLSLAHLCRLQELNLDRNRISAVPYLQQAEGKELFLQPTLPGGTFRAQWFKCLWQPPGQQDREVPEVAPKRGQLEGARLKGKEELEGREFSSHPGSQDPPGQASLYSRTLPRASQPPFPRLQHLSLAFNKVTEAKALLPVAFFPCLQQLTFHSNPLSSSSRGLPPLLTQLLQHHLGIKLVHQKSLGLGRWHCCSPLKATYKVPSQLPRVQRLPKVLEAPAEAPRWAQPPAAPGALSHPAPPSLSQPLPQVTSTATASSQQPREAEPRPAEEDSGAFFITQVEDVSKAQLRASAEGRLEKRSEEREEGSSQEVPECYKGYEELLGGDSDPGFPQPLGLQQKVQALHHLLRYPWARHQAARAGLGSQQESKRKQGRVPRRAEVLDGILLAMRNTSSITQVPLASLLQQSKASPRPCLEVQRLRKEFQEVFEVLSKLLQEEMPKPLEKTQLGTGLPGETRAKQSLQQLPGKGGARKGPKVLSRAQRELQ